Proteins encoded together in one Candidatus Kaiserbacteria bacterium window:
- a CDS encoding rod shape-determining protein MreC yields MNFHLQNNRHNSGAKKKVFVAFVFLAVVLFGVDYVTKGSVANVARTPVQVVSSANTMIGSAIVSVQQAFARKTTLQRDQDRLKERIAELELYALNNLVLVAENEELRALLGEEDTVLHTGILANVLSRGGMYPYGTLIISRGADTQYSVGSLVFGKGNILIGKIEEIGKTNATVRLLSAPAERTTVLVGSGERLTELTVQGIGNGNMVAEVARDADIRSGDPVVLASRETVIVGDVQDIETKSTDAFQRIRVRTPINLHTLRFVRVR; encoded by the coding sequence ATGAACTTTCACCTACAGAATAATCGGCATAACAGTGGCGCGAAAAAGAAAGTATTTGTTGCTTTTGTGTTTCTAGCTGTCGTATTGTTTGGAGTAGATTATGTAACAAAAGGGAGTGTTGCGAATGTAGCCCGTACACCGGTACAGGTGGTATCTAGTGCAAACACGATGATAGGCAGCGCAATTGTGTCTGTTCAGCAGGCATTTGCTCGAAAAACAACACTGCAAAGAGATCAGGATAGATTAAAAGAACGAATTGCCGAGCTAGAATTGTACGCACTCAACAATTTGGTACTTGTTGCTGAGAATGAAGAACTTCGAGCTCTATTGGGCGAGGAGGACACCGTACTACATACTGGAATACTCGCTAACGTTTTGTCTCGGGGTGGAATGTATCCATATGGAACACTTATTATTTCTCGGGGTGCTGATACACAGTATTCAGTCGGTAGCTTAGTTTTTGGCAAAGGAAATATACTTATTGGGAAAATAGAAGAAATTGGAAAAACAAATGCAACTGTTCGATTATTATCTGCACCAGCTGAGAGGACTACCGTTCTCGTTGGTTCTGGCGAACGGCTCACCGAACTAACGGTACAAGGTATTGGTAACGGAAATATGGTTGCAGAAGTTGCACGTGACGCAGATATTAGAAGTGGTGACCCAGTTGTGCTGGCAAGTAGAGAAACAGTGATTGTAGGAGATGTTCAAGATATTGAGACAAAATCGACGGATGCATTTCAACGTATTCGTGTTCGAACACCAATAAATCTGCATACCTTACGGTTTGTACGCGTACGTTAA
- the frr gene encoding ribosome recycling factor: MYDFKTIEQKIVETKEWLQKEYQGLRTGRATPTLLDSVQIESYGSRIPLSQAANIGVEDARTLRITPWDASQVKEIEKAITNANFGVGISTDEKGVRISFPELTSERRASLVKLGKDKLEDARQSLRVAREETWNDIQSKEKDGELSEDDKFRNKEELQKRIDEANASLEGLFKKKETEIQQ; this comes from the coding sequence ATGTACGATTTTAAAACAATAGAACAAAAGATAGTAGAAACAAAAGAATGGCTTCAAAAGGAATATCAGGGTCTTCGGACGGGACGGGCGACACCAACATTGCTCGACTCTGTGCAAATCGAAAGCTATGGATCTCGCATTCCACTTAGTCAAGCAGCCAACATTGGTGTTGAAGATGCGCGGACGCTTCGCATTACTCCTTGGGACGCTTCGCAAGTTAAGGAGATTGAAAAAGCAATTACCAATGCGAACTTTGGCGTTGGTATATCGACTGATGAGAAAGGGGTAAGGATTTCTTTTCCAGAATTAACTTCAGAACGGAGAGCCTCGCTTGTTAAGCTCGGTAAAGATAAACTTGAAGATGCTCGACAAAGCCTTCGTGTTGCACGAGAAGAAACCTGGAATGATATTCAGTCAAAAGAAAAAGATGGAGAGTTAAGTGAAGATGATAAGTTTCGCAATAAAGAAGAATTGCAAAAACGTATCGATGAAGCGAATGCATCACTTGAAGGGTTATTTAAAAAGAAGGAAACTGAAATTCAGCAATAA
- a CDS encoding glutathione S-transferase N-terminal domain-containing protein, whose translation MKLYYRPTCPYCIKVVLFARENDIAIDLRDISTNEADYNELLSLGGKQQVPFLVDEKAGVSMYESDDIIAYLKETHGK comes from the coding sequence ATGAAACTCTATTACCGACCAACGTGCCCATATTGTATTAAGGTTGTTCTGTTTGCACGTGAAAATGATATTGCTATTGATTTGCGCGACATAAGTACAAATGAGGCTGATTATAATGAACTGCTTTCACTCGGGGGTAAACAGCAAGTACCTTTTCTTGTTGACGAAAAAGCCGGAGTTAGTATGTATGAAAGTGATGACATCATTGCGTACCTAAAAGAGACTCATGGAAAGTAG
- the raiA gene encoding ribosome-associated translation inhibitor RaiA, whose protein sequence is MNIEYKAPTIELTDEIRAYAEEKVDMLCKLLHAVDDENIRAEIGLQRKQGQQTGSDIFRADITIHAGVDRTHAVGRGETLHAALDEAKDELSRRLRRGKTKRLDSLREGGLKIKKMLRFWE, encoded by the coding sequence ATGAACATAGAATATAAGGCACCAACGATTGAGTTAACAGACGAAATACGTGCATACGCAGAAGAAAAGGTGGATATGCTTTGTAAACTATTGCATGCAGTTGATGACGAAAATATTCGTGCAGAAATAGGATTGCAGCGAAAACAGGGGCAACAAACGGGAAGTGATATTTTTCGAGCGGACATAACTATTCACGCAGGGGTAGACCGTACACATGCAGTTGGTAGAGGTGAAACATTGCACGCTGCACTCGATGAAGCAAAAGATGAGCTCTCCCGAAGATTGCGAAGAGGGAAGACGAAACGATTAGATTCGCTACGAGAAGGAGGTTTGAAAATAAAAAAGATGTTGAGATTTTGGGAATAA
- a CDS encoding UDP-N-acetylglucosamine 1-carboxyvinyltransferase: MASDSHKKIGLFIKELRRKRGLTQKAFSEALGTSQSAVARMEKGEQNLSSAQLFKISDVLHHQVVGIKESVDFQIEGGKKLHGTAVTNTSKNGALALMCTALLNNAPTTIHGIPRIEEIYRMIEVFKSIGVQLESVDRTSLKITPPKNFKLSSIDKASAKKMRSVLMLIGPMLHNKTEFTLPHAGGCNMGDRTIAAHRHALEALGLKVRTYENHYAFSQKKLKPAEIIMYEASDTAAINALMTAALIPGKTVIKYAPPNYQVQDVCFLLRQFGVRIDGVGTTTLTVYGVEEINKEITHYNSEDPIESMMFISAAAVTNSELTVKRCPIDFLEVELLKLSYMGLKFEKSDMYFAKNGKTKLVDITIYPSELKASALKIHPLPYPGLNIDNLPFFVPIATQAKGTTLIHDWAWEGRAIYFTELNRLGADVKLADPHRVFVTGKTELKSAQVVCPPALRPAVVVLIAMLAAEGTSLLRNVYSIERGYERIAERLSDIGAHIEVVSEL, translated from the coding sequence ATGGCATCAGACTCTCATAAGAAAATCGGACTCTTCATAAAGGAGCTTCGCCGCAAGCGAGGGCTCACGCAAAAGGCTTTTTCTGAAGCACTTGGCACTTCGCAGTCAGCTGTAGCTCGCATGGAAAAAGGGGAACAAAACCTTTCGTCTGCACAGTTGTTTAAAATAAGTGACGTACTTCATCACCAAGTTGTCGGTATTAAAGAGAGTGTTGATTTCCAGATTGAAGGCGGAAAGAAACTACACGGTACTGCTGTTACGAATACTTCAAAAAATGGCGCGCTGGCACTTATGTGCACAGCGCTTTTAAACAATGCACCAACTACTATTCATGGTATACCACGAATTGAGGAAATCTATCGAATGATAGAGGTGTTTAAAAGCATTGGAGTACAGCTCGAGTCTGTAGATAGAACATCACTCAAAATAACTCCACCAAAAAACTTTAAACTTTCGAGCATTGATAAAGCGTCAGCAAAGAAGATGCGCTCAGTGCTTATGCTTATCGGTCCAATGCTTCACAACAAGACTGAATTTACACTACCGCATGCCGGAGGTTGTAACATGGGTGACCGAACGATTGCGGCGCACCGTCATGCGCTCGAGGCACTTGGGCTAAAAGTTCGAACGTACGAGAACCACTACGCGTTTTCTCAAAAGAAACTAAAGCCTGCTGAAATTATTATGTATGAGGCAAGTGATACTGCTGCAATAAACGCATTGATGACTGCAGCACTTATTCCGGGCAAGACGGTTATTAAATACGCGCCACCAAACTATCAAGTGCAAGACGTATGCTTTTTGCTGAGACAATTTGGCGTACGTATTGATGGGGTTGGCACTACAACCTTGACCGTATACGGAGTAGAAGAAATAAATAAAGAAATTACACACTACAACAGTGAAGACCCAATAGAGTCCATGATGTTTATCAGTGCAGCAGCAGTAACTAACTCGGAGCTTACCGTAAAGCGATGTCCAATAGATTTTCTTGAGGTAGAGCTTTTGAAACTTTCGTACATGGGTCTTAAGTTTGAGAAGAGTGATATGTACTTTGCGAAGAATGGAAAGACAAAATTGGTGGATATAACAATCTACCCCTCAGAACTAAAAGCGTCTGCTTTAAAAATTCATCCGTTACCGTATCCTGGTTTAAACATCGATAACTTGCCATTTTTCGTACCTATTGCTACTCAAGCAAAAGGCACAACACTTATACATGATTGGGCATGGGAGGGACGTGCGATTTACTTCACTGAATTAAATCGCCTTGGAGCTGATGTAAAACTGGCTGATCCACACCGTGTGTTTGTAACAGGAAAAACTGAGCTTAAAAGTGCGCAAGTGGTATGTCCTCCAGCACTGCGTCCTGCAGTTGTAGTGCTTATTGCAATGCTTGCAGCTGAAGGTACGTCACTACTGAGAAATGTGTACTCAATAGAAAGAGGGTACGAGCGAATTGCTGAACGGCTTTCAGATATTGGTGCTCACATTGAAGTGGTCAGCGAGCTGTAG
- a CDS encoding methionyl-tRNA formyltransferase — MKNIPFVFFGTPKLATLVLEELKKEGHLPSLVVTAPDKPVGRGLKLTPSPVKVWTQENAIPTLEPEVFDEHTAQVLKEQGSVVFIVVAYGKILPQSVIDIPQKGILNVHPSLLPKFRGPSPVRSAILQDEKNTGVTVMKIDEKMDHGPILVQEKYTPPTWPPNAKELDEYLFVRGGALLADVLPKYVSGEISPYEQDHEQATYCRLFTKEDGLINLVEDPYTNLLKIHAYRGWPNAYFFTERDGKDVRINIASAHIENDELIIDEVIPEGKNKMSYDSFMQN, encoded by the coding sequence ATGAAAAACATTCCCTTTGTATTCTTTGGCACTCCAAAGCTCGCCACACTCGTTCTTGAGGAGCTCAAAAAAGAAGGGCACCTTCCATCACTTGTTGTTACGGCGCCAGATAAGCCAGTTGGGCGTGGCTTGAAACTTACCCCATCACCAGTAAAAGTGTGGACGCAAGAAAATGCTATTCCAACACTAGAACCCGAAGTATTCGATGAACACACAGCACAAGTACTCAAAGAACAAGGATCTGTAGTATTTATCGTTGTTGCGTACGGAAAAATACTCCCCCAGTCAGTAATTGATATCCCTCAAAAAGGCATTCTTAACGTACACCCATCACTGCTTCCAAAGTTTCGGGGACCTTCACCAGTTCGTAGCGCGATACTCCAAGACGAAAAGAACACTGGTGTAACTGTTATGAAAATTGATGAAAAAATGGATCATGGCCCAATTCTTGTTCAGGAGAAATATACACCACCAACGTGGCCGCCGAACGCAAAAGAGCTCGATGAGTATCTCTTTGTTCGCGGTGGTGCATTACTTGCAGATGTTCTTCCAAAATACGTCTCGGGTGAAATATCGCCATACGAGCAAGATCACGAACAAGCCACTTATTGTAGATTGTTTACTAAAGAGGATGGTTTAATCAATCTTGTTGAGGATCCATATACAAACCTGCTGAAAATTCATGCATACCGTGGCTGGCCAAATGCATACTTTTTCACAGAACGTGACGGCAAAGACGTACGTATCAATATCGCATCAGCTCATATTGAAAACGATGAACTCATAATCGATGAAGTTATTCCCGAAGGGAAAAATAAAATGTCGTATGATTCATTCATGCAAAATTAG
- a CDS encoding DUF167 domain-containing protein: protein MESRVVYAKVFPSSKKEKVLTDGKNSFEVYIREPAQRNLANQRTRECIAEHYKIPVEHVSIQTGHRARKKSFIIKE, encoded by the coding sequence ATGGAAAGTAGGGTAGTGTACGCCAAAGTGTTTCCGAGTTCTAAAAAAGAGAAGGTACTGACTGATGGTAAAAATTCTTTCGAGGTATACATACGCGAACCTGCACAACGTAACTTAGCAAATCAGCGAACTCGTGAATGCATAGCTGAGCATTACAAGATTCCCGTTGAGCATGTAAGTATACAAACCGGGCACCGCGCTCGTAAAAAATCGTTTATAATAAAGGAGTAG
- the rseP gene encoding RIP metalloprotease RseP, translating into MSFILFVAILVILIVVHELGHFLVAKLFGIRVEEFGIGYPPRAFTIGTFGHTTYTINWLPFGGFVRIFGERHDEEYTDTERKQAFVHAPKIKQAAVLFAGILFNLVFAWFLFTLTLFMGAPTAIDESEAAGLETRLIVSSVVAGSPAGLAGLVAGDEIVAIETPKATLETLLPSEAATFIQERAGKQIALSYIRDSETQKIENVTVTPAHGVLNETPGTPAVGISMALVADKSLSFGEAIVGGFTTTVVALKTVTLGLGAFIVSAVTGNADWAQIAGPVGIAGLIGDASSVGIVYLLYFTAFISVNLAVINLLPLPALDGGRLLFVLIESITRRPINEKIGTVFNVLGFTLLILLMVVVTYHDVARLVS; encoded by the coding sequence ATGTCATTTATTCTGTTCGTTGCGATACTAGTTATCCTCATTGTTGTTCATGAGCTTGGTCACTTTTTGGTGGCGAAACTTTTTGGTATCCGAGTTGAAGAGTTTGGTATTGGGTACCCACCGCGTGCTTTCACTATTGGTACGTTTGGACACACCACCTACACAATAAACTGGCTACCATTTGGGGGATTTGTTCGTATATTCGGTGAGCGACATGATGAAGAATATACAGACACAGAGCGTAAACAGGCGTTTGTACACGCACCAAAAATAAAGCAGGCAGCAGTCCTATTTGCAGGTATTCTTTTTAACCTCGTATTTGCGTGGTTCTTGTTCACGCTCACTCTTTTTATGGGGGCACCAACTGCAATAGATGAATCAGAAGCAGCTGGGCTTGAAACACGTCTCATTGTAAGTTCTGTTGTTGCAGGCTCTCCTGCAGGACTAGCAGGTTTAGTTGCTGGGGATGAAATAGTTGCAATCGAAACACCTAAGGCTACCCTCGAAACACTCCTACCAAGTGAGGCTGCTACGTTTATCCAAGAGCGTGCTGGTAAGCAAATCGCACTTTCATATATACGTGATTCAGAAACTCAGAAGATAGAGAATGTAACAGTAACACCAGCACACGGTGTATTAAACGAAACACCAGGAACGCCTGCAGTGGGTATTTCTATGGCACTTGTAGCTGACAAATCACTTTCCTTTGGGGAAGCAATTGTTGGAGGATTTACCACTACTGTAGTGGCACTGAAGACAGTTACTCTTGGCTTAGGCGCTTTTATTGTTTCAGCTGTAACGGGGAATGCTGACTGGGCTCAAATTGCTGGCCCGGTAGGTATCGCTGGATTAATTGGCGATGCTTCTTCTGTTGGAATCGTATACTTGTTGTACTTCACTGCATTCATCTCGGTGAACCTTGCCGTTATAAACTTACTTCCATTACCAGCGCTCGATGGCGGACGTTTGTTATTTGTACTTATCGAATCAATAACGCGGCGCCCTATAAATGAGAAAATAGGAACTGTTTTTAACGTTCTTGGATTCACTTTATTAATCCTTTTAATGGTAGTTGTAACGTATCATGATGTTGCACGATTGGTTTCTTAA
- a CDS encoding prolyl-tRNA synthetase: protein MNHTLRQSHLFTKTRKEAPADEVSRNAQLLIRAGYIHKEMAGVYAYLPLGIRVIEKIKDIVREEMNTIDGQELIMTALQRKELWSKTDRWSDENVDVWFKSKLAAGGEVGFGWSHEEPIAEMMRNYVSSFRDLPVYVYQFQTKLRNELRAKSGIMRGREFVMKDMYSFSLGKDDHDVFYENATQAYKRVFDRVGVGEDTFVTFAAGGAFTQFSHEFQTITEAGEDVIYINREKNIAINEEVLNDETLADLGVTKDELEKVSTAEVGNIFNFSTQKSEELGLTFKDSEGKNVPVWMGSYGIGITRLMGVLVEKFADAKGLVWPEAVAPFGHHLIVLDNGNEEVRADAERLFNEMKVRNMSVLYDDRDARAGEKFADADLIGIPKRIIVSEKTLASGEYELVTRSTGVSTFIHEQELLSD, encoded by the coding sequence ATGAATCACACACTTCGTCAGTCTCACCTTTTTACCAAGACGCGCAAAGAAGCGCCTGCAGACGAAGTATCACGAAATGCTCAATTACTTATTCGGGCAGGATACATCCATAAGGAAATGGCTGGCGTATACGCTTACCTACCTCTAGGTATTCGCGTTATCGAAAAAATAAAAGATATTGTACGCGAAGAGATGAATACCATTGATGGGCAGGAGCTTATAATGACCGCACTGCAGCGTAAAGAATTGTGGAGCAAGACCGACCGATGGAGCGATGAGAATGTCGATGTGTGGTTTAAATCTAAATTAGCTGCTGGTGGAGAAGTTGGATTTGGCTGGTCACACGAAGAACCTATCGCAGAGATGATGCGAAACTACGTTTCAAGCTTTCGCGACTTGCCAGTATATGTCTATCAGTTCCAAACAAAATTACGTAACGAATTAAGAGCCAAGAGCGGCATCATGCGAGGAAGGGAGTTTGTGATGAAGGACATGTATTCTTTCTCACTTGGTAAGGATGACCACGATGTGTTCTACGAGAATGCCACGCAAGCATATAAGCGTGTTTTTGATCGCGTTGGCGTTGGAGAAGATACATTTGTAACCTTTGCAGCAGGAGGTGCCTTTACTCAGTTCAGTCACGAATTTCAGACTATTACCGAAGCAGGTGAAGATGTTATTTACATAAATCGTGAGAAAAACATTGCCATCAATGAAGAAGTTTTGAACGATGAGACATTGGCTGATTTAGGAGTTACGAAAGACGAGCTCGAGAAAGTCTCAACTGCTGAAGTTGGAAACATATTTAACTTTAGTACTCAGAAAAGTGAGGAGCTTGGACTTACATTTAAAGATAGCGAAGGAAAGAACGTGCCAGTATGGATGGGTTCATATGGTATCGGGATTACACGCCTTATGGGTGTGTTGGTTGAAAAATTTGCTGACGCCAAGGGGTTAGTATGGCCTGAAGCCGTTGCGCCGTTTGGTCATCATTTAATTGTGCTCGACAATGGAAACGAAGAGGTTCGTGCAGATGCGGAGCGATTGTTTAATGAAATGAAAGTTCGCAACATGTCTGTGCTCTATGATGACCGGGACGCGCGAGCTGGAGAAAAATTCGCAGATGCTGACCTGATAGGGATTCCTAAAAGAATTATTGTGAGCGAAAAAACACTTGCTTCAGGTGAGTACGAACTAGTCACACGATCTACCGGTGTATCAACATTTATACACGAACAAGAACTTCTAAGCGACTAA
- a CDS encoding rod shape-determining protein: MKFSFTPKLGIDLGTTYTLIYVPGKGVVLREPSVVAISEQENKILAVGDEAKEMVGRTPDDIVAYRPMKDGVIADYRVTEAMLRYYMRKATKWWSIFRPDVMISVPAGVTSAERRAVIEAAVKAGAKTAQVVKEPILAAIGAGIPIHEAQGHMIVDIGGGTTDVAVISLGGIVASTSVKCAGNRIDEAITAHIKKTFNLAIGDKSAEDVKTQIGSAIPLEDELTMTVKGRDYLTGLPRSVELSTNEVVKAIGRELREIVKAIRDVLQDTPPELAADIIDNGITMSGGSSQLRNLPELVYRRTGVKATLAEDPLYSVAKGTGIALQHLDIYKKAILSKR; the protein is encoded by the coding sequence ATGAAATTCTCATTTACCCCAAAATTAGGTATCGATCTTGGAACGACCTACACACTCATTTATGTTCCTGGTAAGGGAGTTGTGCTGCGTGAGCCATCTGTAGTTGCTATTTCAGAGCAAGAAAATAAGATTCTTGCAGTAGGAGACGAAGCAAAAGAAATGGTAGGGCGTACTCCTGACGATATTGTTGCGTATCGACCAATGAAAGATGGTGTTATCGCAGACTATCGGGTCACCGAAGCCATGTTGCGCTATTACATGCGTAAAGCTACGAAGTGGTGGAGTATATTTCGACCTGACGTTATGATCTCTGTTCCTGCTGGAGTTACTTCAGCTGAACGCCGTGCAGTTATTGAAGCAGCAGTAAAAGCTGGCGCTAAAACCGCACAGGTTGTAAAAGAACCTATATTGGCCGCAATTGGTGCAGGTATTCCTATTCATGAAGCACAGGGACACATGATTGTAGACATTGGAGGAGGCACAACTGATGTTGCGGTGATTTCACTTGGTGGAATCGTGGCTTCAACATCAGTTAAGTGTGCTGGTAACCGGATAGATGAAGCTATTACCGCACACATAAAAAAAACATTTAACCTTGCGATTGGTGACAAAAGTGCAGAGGATGTCAAAACTCAGATAGGTTCAGCTATTCCACTGGAAGATGAGCTAACGATGACTGTTAAGGGGCGTGATTATCTAACAGGGCTTCCTCGTTCGGTTGAATTGAGTACGAACGAAGTGGTAAAGGCTATCGGGCGTGAACTACGCGAGATTGTAAAAGCCATTCGTGATGTCCTGCAAGACACTCCACCTGAATTAGCGGCAGATATCATTGATAACGGGATTACAATGTCGGGTGGTTCGAGTCAATTACGTAATTTGCCAGAGCTTGTATATCGTCGTACTGGAGTCAAGGCAACTCTCGCTGAAGATCCTTTGTACAGTGTGGCAAAAGGAACAGGAATTGCATTACAGCATTTAGATATATATAAGAAGGCGATTCTTTCTAAGAGATAA
- a CDS encoding rod shape-determining protein, whose translation MDRLKTLVKSIRARFSGLVSDDIGIDLGTANTLVYVNGRGIVINEPSMVALNQKTGQVVAVGADAKKMLGRTPSHIVAVQPLIDGVISDFEVTEEMLSYLIRKAQDGKSRLLGPRVVIGVPSGITSVEVRAVQDAARNAGARQVFIVEEPMAAAIGIRLPVKDPSGSMVIDIGGGTTDIGIVSLGGLVNAKNVRIAGDKLNDDIINYIRSEFKILIGAKSAEELKIAVAAVLEEDIPLEATVRGRDLVTGLPREITITDADIREAIASSVDQLIDSVKEVLETAPPEVVSDVMRRGIYLAGGGALIRGLAELLTEHLGVAVYVSDDPLTAVVRGTGMILEDIDAYEEALITQSHELSPTE comes from the coding sequence ATGGATCGCTTAAAAACATTGGTTAAAAGTATACGCGCTCGATTCTCGGGCCTTGTGTCTGATGATATCGGTATTGATCTTGGTACCGCTAACACTCTTGTCTATGTGAATGGAAGGGGAATTGTAATTAATGAACCTTCAATGGTAGCTCTTAACCAGAAAACTGGGCAGGTTGTTGCAGTTGGTGCAGATGCAAAGAAGATGCTTGGGAGAACGCCATCACATATTGTCGCAGTACAGCCGCTTATTGATGGAGTGATTTCTGACTTTGAAGTAACTGAAGAAATGCTTAGTTACCTCATCCGGAAAGCACAAGACGGAAAATCACGTCTGTTAGGCCCTCGTGTTGTTATCGGTGTACCTTCGGGGATTACATCTGTTGAGGTACGAGCAGTACAAGATGCGGCGCGTAACGCTGGTGCACGCCAAGTTTTTATTGTTGAAGAGCCTATGGCAGCAGCTATCGGCATCCGGCTTCCTGTTAAAGACCCTTCTGGTTCAATGGTTATTGATATTGGCGGAGGAACCACCGACATCGGTATCGTGTCTTTGGGTGGGTTAGTGAACGCAAAAAACGTACGGATTGCAGGAGACAAACTAAACGATGACATCATAAACTACATTCGAAGTGAGTTTAAAATACTTATTGGTGCAAAATCTGCAGAAGAATTAAAAATTGCAGTAGCTGCCGTATTGGAAGAAGACATACCACTTGAAGCAACCGTCCGCGGACGCGATCTTGTAACTGGACTACCACGAGAAATCACTATTACAGATGCTGATATACGAGAAGCTATAGCAAGTTCAGTAGATCAGTTGATAGATTCAGTTAAAGAAGTTCTTGAGACAGCGCCTCCTGAAGTAGTGTCAGATGTTATGAGAAGAGGGATTTATCTTGCAGGAGGAGGGGCACTTATTCGGGGTCTTGCTGAACTGCTGACTGAACATCTCGGGGTTGCAGTATATGTTTCGGACGATCCGCTTACTGCTGTTGTTCGTGGTACTGGGATGATACTCGAAGACATAGACGCGTATGAGGAAGCACTTATAACACAAAGCCATGAACTTTCACCTACAGAATAA
- the def gene encoding peptide deformylase, with amino-acid sequence MKEIIHDGNDILRTVSKEVSEGEIQTPRIQGIIQDMKDTLASEKFGVAIAAPQIGESVRIFIVGGKVYASREGQEYDAKKYPDQVFINPEILKASKKMRSGDEGCLSVPFKYGIKVVRHEKITISYYDEQGEKQQRGASSFLAQVFQHEIDHLNGILYTDHATTVIAVDQDMNPLEE; translated from the coding sequence ATGAAAGAGATTATTCATGATGGAAACGACATACTGCGTACAGTATCTAAAGAAGTTTCTGAAGGTGAAATACAAACACCTCGTATTCAAGGGATCATACAAGACATGAAAGACACATTGGCATCAGAAAAATTTGGTGTAGCTATTGCAGCCCCTCAAATTGGAGAATCTGTTCGCATTTTTATAGTGGGTGGAAAAGTCTATGCATCACGAGAAGGCCAAGAGTACGATGCAAAGAAGTACCCTGATCAAGTATTTATAAATCCAGAAATACTAAAGGCTTCAAAAAAAATGCGCTCTGGTGACGAAGGCTGTCTCTCTGTTCCATTTAAGTACGGTATAAAAGTTGTGCGCCACGAAAAGATAACTATTTCTTACTACGACGAACAGGGAGAAAAACAACAGCGTGGTGCATCGAGTTTTTTAGCACAAGTATTTCAACACGAAATCGATCACCTCAATGGCATCCTCTATACCGACCATGCAACAACTGTTATTGCAGTTGATCAAGACATGAATCCCCTTGAGGAATAA
- the greA gene encoding transcription elongation factor GreA, translating to MNQENDQYLTQEKFEEFTKELDHLRSTRRREIAEQLEYARSLGDLSENAEYQEARELQGATEGRIKQLESILTTAQVLDKSTKSNEIHIGSKVTIVKVGEKDEREYEIVGSVEANMRERKISHMSPLGMAMVGKKKGDSFDLETPNGIAKYKIIKIS from the coding sequence ATGAATCAGGAAAACGATCAATACCTAACACAAGAAAAGTTTGAAGAGTTTACAAAAGAGCTCGATCACTTGCGTTCAACACGTCGGCGAGAAATTGCGGAACAGCTAGAATACGCACGTTCTCTTGGAGACTTATCAGAGAATGCTGAGTACCAAGAAGCACGGGAATTACAAGGTGCAACTGAAGGTAGAATTAAACAGTTAGAATCTATACTGACAACAGCTCAGGTGCTAGATAAATCAACGAAGAGCAACGAGATACATATTGGATCAAAAGTGACGATTGTTAAGGTTGGTGAAAAAGATGAAAGGGAGTACGAAATTGTTGGATCAGTCGAGGCAAATATGCGAGAACGCAAAATATCGCACATGTCACCACTTGGGATGGCGATGGTTGGAAAGAAGAAAGGCGACTCGTTTGACTTAGAAACACCCAACGGTATTGCTAAGTACAAAATCATTAAGATTTCCTAG